A section of the Oscillospiraceae bacterium genome encodes:
- the pth gene encoding aminoacyl-tRNA hydrolase has protein sequence MFLRRKTGAGPADWVIAGLGNPGARYERTRHNVGFWALDALSKMWGIPVKKTGFHALYGLGAAGETRVLLIKPQTFMNRSGEALRDCLAYYKLPPTRLVVVYDDVSLPPGRIRVRGQGSDGGHNGLKSILYHCRSDAFPRVKIGVGAPPRPDFDLADWVLGGFAEADLPVVGEAVARACAAVAEILRGGTESAMNRYNAAEPTAGQGAAQKNR, from the coding sequence ATGTTTTTGAGACGAAAGACGGGGGCCGGCCCGGCCGACTGGGTGATCGCGGGGCTGGGCAATCCGGGCGCGCGGTATGAGCGCACGCGGCACAACGTCGGCTTTTGGGCGCTGGACGCGCTGTCGAAGATGTGGGGCATCCCCGTCAAAAAGACCGGGTTTCACGCCCTCTACGGGCTCGGCGCCGCCGGGGAGACCCGGGTGCTGCTGATCAAGCCGCAGACATTCATGAACCGGAGCGGCGAGGCGCTGCGAGACTGCCTGGCCTACTACAAGCTGCCGCCGACCCGCCTCGTCGTGGTCTATGACGACGTCTCTCTCCCGCCCGGGCGCATCCGCGTGCGCGGACAGGGGAGCGACGGCGGGCACAACGGGCTGAAAAGCATCCTCTACCACTGCCGCAGTGACGCTTTTCCCCGCGTGAAGATCGGCGTCGGCGCCCCGCCCCGGCCCGATTTCGACCTGGCGGACTGGGTGCTCGGCGGATTTGCCGAGGCGGATCTCCCCGTCGTCGGGGAGGCCGTTGCCCGTGCCTGCGCCGCCGTGGCGGAGATCCTCCGCGGCGGCACGGAGAGCGCGATGAACCGCTACAACGCCGCCGAGCCGACAGCCGGCCAAGGGGCGGCGCAAAAGAACAGATGA